The proteins below come from a single uncultured Methanobrevibacter sp. genomic window:
- a CDS encoding peptide ABC transporter permease, whose protein sequence is MLSLFEGYLLIFVALFAVNMGLFLGNFKINNLKAISVAIISGILLIVVNYVSSYFKVLFSFLTGDFGFLFLVVSVLLFVLTWIYLKKENSLKKITCITTILFYIVILCIDSHIFAFSLFNSLLLTLFLVIIMFVVYQLSKLLLYAKREYLLIVGEYMILESILIFILGLTYWSVKELDYSMFSSYLILTPTYQVVYVIILIIFILILGLYYNDKQLKKR, encoded by the coding sequence ATGTTAAGTTTATTTGAAGGATATTTATTAATATTTGTTGCATTGTTTGCAGTTAATATGGGTCTTTTTTTAGGTAATTTTAAAATTAATAATCTAAAAGCAATATCTGTTGCAATAATATCTGGGATTTTGTTAATTGTTGTTAATTATGTGTCTAGCTATTTTAAAGTGTTGTTTTCATTTTTAACAGGTGATTTTGGATTTTTATTCTTGGTTGTCTCTGTTTTATTATTTGTTTTAACTTGGATTTATTTGAAAAAAGAGAATAGCTTGAAAAAAATTACTTGTATAACTACTATTTTATTTTATATTGTTATATTGTGCATAGATTCCCATATTTTTGCATTTTCATTGTTTAACAGCTTATTATTAACTTTATTTTTAGTTATAATAATGTTTGTAGTTTATCAACTTTCTAAATTATTACTTTATGCTAAAAGAGAGTATCTCCTTATTGTTGGGGAGTATATGATTTTAGAATCAATTTTAATTTTTATTTTAGGGTTAACTTACTGGTCTGTTAAAGAATTGGATTATAGTATGTTTAGTTCTTATTTAATTTTAACTCCAACGTATCAGGTTGTGTATGTTATTATTTTAATAATTTTTATTTTGATTTTAGGATTATATTATAATGATAAACAGTTGAAAAAAAGATAA
- a CDS encoding MotA/TolQ/ExbB proton channel family protein: MIIQGTETLSSFIHIISESLLTPVMILLVIFLIVVILCIGGLINERISRKPISSEDLESLIRNISFSQSPGEIEQYVNESNLFEYQKNVLIKIANNHDIGCEARKALASELISAEETKLIKSTNKTDILVRVGPILGLLGTLIPLGPGLAALGSGDIFSLAEALTVAFDTTVTGLTIGALAYLVSKFKKQWYESDLINLETIAEAELEVLNKK, translated from the coding sequence ATGATAATTCAAGGAACTGAAACATTATCCTCATTTATTCATATAATATCTGAGAGTTTATTAACCCCAGTAATGATATTACTTGTGATTTTTTTAATTGTTGTAATATTATGTATTGGTGGACTTATTAATGAACGTATTTCAAGAAAACCAATTAGTTCTGAAGATTTAGAAAGCTTAATTCGTAATATTTCATTTTCACAGTCTCCAGGTGAAATTGAACAATATGTTAATGAAAGTAATTTATTTGAATACCAGAAAAATGTTCTTATTAAAATAGCTAATAATCATGATATTGGTTGTGAAGCTAGGAAAGCATTAGCTAGTGAATTGATTTCTGCTGAGGAAACAAAATTAATCAAAAGTACTAATAAAACTGATATTCTTGTAAGGGTTGGCCCTATTTTGGGTCTTTTAGGAACTTTAATTCCTTTAGGTCCAGGTTTAGCAGCTTTAGGTTCTGGAGATATTTTTTCATTAGCTGAGGCATTAACTGTTGCATTTGATACTACTGTTACTGGTTTAACTATTGGAGCTTTAGCTTATTTAGTATCTAAATTTAAAAAACAATGGTATGAATCAGATTTAATTAATTTGGAAACTATTGCTGAAGCTGAATTGGAAGTTTTAAATAAAAAGTGA
- a CDS encoding DUF2149 domain-containing protein, which translates to MIRKRRRISESLDDDPMSGISNLSDAMLVLALGFLIFAIMALSANPEMISQTPTTQDVSSADTFEQNYTDSGGMENSGYSEVGKVYEDPTTGKLVMVSG; encoded by the coding sequence ATGATTAGGAAAAGACGTAGAATTAGTGAGTCTTTAGATGATGATCCTATGAGTGGGATATCTAATTTATCTGATGCAATGTTGGTTCTTGCACTTGGATTTTTAATTTTTGCTATCATGGCATTATCTGCAAATCCAGAGATGATATCTCAAACACCTACTACTCAGGATGTTTCAAGTGCAGATACATTTGAACAGAATTATACTGATTCTGGTGGTATGGAAAATAGTGGATATAGTGAAGTAGGTAAAGTTTATGAAGATCCAACTACTGGTAAGTTAGTAATGGTATCAGGTTAA
- a CDS encoding formate/nitrite transporter family protein, whose protein sequence is MSSFKSPVDTAKTVSSIGGTKNSAKVLNVILLSFLAGAYIAFGGLLAEVANSGMLAAGCPLGLSKFVFGAVFPVGLMLVVLAGSELFTGNVMYMVMGVLDGKASVGGLCKNWVLSWVFNFVGALFVAYVLAYMSGIATDPVIAAGATKVATAKVGLSWDVALIRGIGCNWLVCLAVYLALASDDIIGKIFGIWFPIMAFVTIGFEHSVANMFFIPLGIFLGADGVTWASALGNIIPVTIGNIIGAAIFVGCIYYITYLKDAS, encoded by the coding sequence ATGAGTTCTTTTAAAAGTCCTGTAGATACAGCAAAAACTGTATCTTCAATAGGTGGAACAAAAAATTCCGCAAAAGTTCTTAATGTAATATTATTGTCCTTTTTAGCAGGAGCATATATTGCATTTGGTGGATTGTTGGCTGAAGTGGCTAATTCAGGAATGCTTGCAGCAGGTTGTCCTCTTGGATTATCTAAATTTGTATTTGGTGCTGTGTTCCCTGTTGGTTTAATGCTTGTTGTACTTGCTGGATCAGAATTATTCACTGGAAATGTTATGTATATGGTTATGGGTGTTTTAGATGGTAAAGCATCTGTCGGGGGTCTTTGTAAAAATTGGGTCCTCAGTTGGGTATTTAACTTTGTAGGTGCTTTATTTGTCGCTTATGTATTAGCATATATGAGTGGTATTGCTACTGATCCTGTAATTGCTGCAGGTGCTACTAAAGTCGCAACTGCAAAAGTTGGATTATCTTGGGATGTAGCACTCATTAGAGGTATTGGTTGTAATTGGCTTGTTTGTTTAGCTGTATACTTAGCATTAGCATCTGATGATATTATTGGTAAAATATTTGGTATATGGTTCCCAATCATGGCATTTGTAACTATTGGATTTGAGCACAGTGTTGCAAATATGTTCTTTATTCCATTAGGTATATTCTTAGGTGCTGATGGTGTAACTTGGGCATCTGCTCTTGGAAACATTATTCCTGTAACTATTGGAAATATTATTGGAGCAGCAATATTTGTAGGTTGTATTTATTATATAACTTACCTTAAAGATGCAAGTTAG